A genomic stretch from Megachile rotundata isolate GNS110a chromosome 1, iyMegRotu1, whole genome shotgun sequence includes:
- the LOC100877330 gene encoding arginine-hydroxylase NDUFAF5, mitochondrial — translation MQAAFEPFLRRFLFNIQNVRSINNTVTNFALPADSVMYVFDRNAKLLQRERAAQASDVKVYDYIKDEVGSRLADRIFDIRRTFKKALDLGCGRGHVSKQILPESVEELILADLSPTFVQQAEVGEGVKAKRTVIDEENLELEPNSLDLVISSLSLHWVNDLPQCFKNINKALKNDGVFMAAIFGGETLYELRSSLQLAEIERDGGISAHISPFTEIRDVGALLTRANFTMLTIDTDEIVIGYPSMFELMWDLKGMAENNAVMKRKLRLNKDTVLAASTIYKELYGKLKDDGSSYVPATFQIIYLLGWKPDPSQPKPLERGSGQVSLKDLYRLDEIIKETKKVKTDD, via the exons ATGCAGGCCGCATTTGAACCTTTCTTACGTCGGTTCTTGTTCAATATTCAAAATGTTCGTAGTATAAACAATACTGTGACAAATTTTGCATTACCAGCAGACAGTGTAATGTATGTTTTTGACAGAAATGCAAAATTACTTCAAAGAGAACGTGCTGCTCAAGCATCCGACGTGAAAGTATATGATTATATTAAAGATGAAGTAGGCTCCAGATTAGCAGATAGAATATTTGACATAAgaagaacatttaaaaaagcTCTTGATTTAGGATGTGGTCGAGGTCATGTATCTAAACAGATTTTACCAGAATCTGTGGAGGAATTGATTTTAGCTGACTTGTCTCCAACCTTTGTGCAACAAGCAGAAGTTGGAGAAGGAGTTAAAGCAAAGCGTACAGTTATAGATGAAGAAAATCTTGAATTGGAACCCAACAGTTTAGATTTAGTAATAAGTTCACTGAGTCTTCATTGGGTGAATGATTTACCACAGTGTTTCAAGAATATTAATAAAGCTTTAAAGAATGATGGTGTCTTTATGGCAGCAATATTTGGAGGAGAGACTCTGTATGAATTAAG aaGTTCTTTACAGTTAGCCGAAATAGAAAGAGATGGTGGTATTTCAGCACACATTTCTCCATTTACAGAAATTAGAGATGTTGGAGCTTTGTTAACAAGAGCTAATTTTACAATGTTAACAATTGATACAGATGAAATAGTAATTGGTTATCCTAGTATGTTTGAATTAATGTGGGATTTAAAAG GAATGGCTGAAAATAATGCAGTAATGAAACGAAAATTACGTTTAAATAAAGATACTGTTCTTGCAGCTTCTACAATATACAAAGAATTATATGGAAAGCTTAAAGATGATGGAAGTTCATATGTACCTGCTACATTTCAAATAATATATCTATTAGGTTGGAAACCAGATCCATCACAGCCAAAGCCTTTAGAAAGAGGAAGTGGACAAGTATCACTTAAAGACTTGTACAGATTAgatgaaattataaaagaaacaaAGAAGGTCAAAACAGATGATTAG
- the Ufc1 gene encoding ubiquitin-fold modifier conjugating enzyme 1, with the protein MVDESTKKTLSNIPLLQTKAGPRDKELWVQRLKEEYQALIKYVKNNKDSDNDWFRLESNKEGTRWFGKCWYIHNLLKYEFEIEFDIPVTYPTTAPEIALPELDGKTAKMYRGGKICLTDHFKPLWARNVPKFGIAHAMALGLGPWLAVEIPDLIEKGVIAHKDKIDERRS; encoded by the exons ATGGTAGATGAATCGACGAAGAAAACACTAAGCAATATTCCATTATTGCAAACAAAAGCAGGTCCTAGAGACAAAGAATTATGGGTGCAAAGATTAAAAGAAGAATACCAAGCtttaatcaaa TATGTGAAAAATAATAAGGATTCTGATAATGACTGGTTTCGTTTAGAATCTAATAAAGAAGGTACAAGGTGGTTTGGCAAATGTTGGTATATACATAATTTGTTGAAATATGAATTTGAAATAGAATTTGAT ATACCTGTTACGTATCCTACAACTGCACCAGAAATAGCATTACCTGAATTAGATGGTAAAACTGCTAAAATGTACAGAGGTGGAAAGATTTGTCTCACAGATCACTTTAAACCATTATGGGCACGTAATGTACCCAAATTTGGAATTGCACATGCAATGGCACTTGGG ctTGGACCATGGTTAGCAGTAGAAATTCCTGATCTTATAGAGAAAGGTGTTATAGCACATAAAGATAAAATTGATGAACGTAGGTCATAA
- the LOC100874746 gene encoding SAP domain-containing ribonucleoprotein isoform X1 produces the protein MADSSYEKGLTELSKMKVADLKIELKQRGLPTTGNKNELVERLQLAIHGDSALSLDETAEEILDEDAVLGDEEIEELSNKPDSQEVDKKIKLSAESNVNAKKIVLNRKPVIEEVKNEQTEKPENDTKITEIAPPEKKMIKFSELGIKERLEMRAKKFGLPLSEAAKKEVRSARFSINNQNNKSAASVKTPVHTTYEVLKKRAERFGTSVSTLMEKAELEARIEKRKARFGEVKPANEKVFHNKAELEARIEKRKARFGKIKPANEKVFHSKINID, from the exons ATGGCTGATTCATCTTACGAAAAAGGACTTACGGAACTTTCAAAAATGAAG gttgcagatttaaaaattgaactgaAACAAAGAGGACTTCCTACCActggaaataaaaatgaattggtTGAAAGGCTTCAATTAGCAATACATGGTG ATTCTGCGTTATCGTTGGATGAAACAGCAGAAGAAATTTTAGATGAAGATGCTGTTCTTGGG gatgaagaaatagaagaattatcaaataaacCTGATTCACAAGAAGTTGATAAGAAGATAAAGTTATCTGCAGAAAGTAATGTGAATGCGAAGAAAATAGTTCTAAATCGCAAACCAGTAATTGAAGaagttaaaaatgaacaaacagAAAAACCTGAAAATGATACTAAGATTACGGAGATTGCACCACCTGAaaagaaaatgattaaattttctGAACTTGGTATTAAAGAG AGACTAGAAATGAGGGCTAAGAAATTTGGTTTGCCATTATCGGAAGCTGCTAAAAAGGAAGTTAGATCTGCAAGATTCAGTATTAATAATCAAAATAACAAATCAGCTGCATCCGTGAAAACACCTGTG CATACAACttatgaagttttaaaaaaGCGAGCAGAAAGATTTGGTACTTCTGTTTCTACTTTAATGGAAAAG gCCGAGTTAGAAGCTAGAATAGAGAAGAGAAAAGCAAGATTTGGTGAAGTCAAGCCTGCAAACGAGAAAGTATTTCACAATAAA GCGGAGTTAGAAGCTAGAATAGAGAAAAGAAAAGCAAGATTTGGTAAAATCAAGCCTGCAAACGAGAAAGTATTTCACAGTAAAATTAATATCGATTAA
- the LOC100874746 gene encoding SAP domain-containing ribonucleoprotein isoform X2, whose product MADSSYEKGLTELSKMKVADLKIELKQRGLPTTGNKNELVERLQLAIHDSALSLDETAEEILDEDAVLGDEEIEELSNKPDSQEVDKKIKLSAESNVNAKKIVLNRKPVIEEVKNEQTEKPENDTKITEIAPPEKKMIKFSELGIKERLEMRAKKFGLPLSEAAKKEVRSARFSINNQNNKSAASVKTPVHTTYEVLKKRAERFGTSVSTLMEKAELEARIEKRKARFGEVKPANEKVFHNKAELEARIEKRKARFGKIKPANEKVFHSKINID is encoded by the exons ATGGCTGATTCATCTTACGAAAAAGGACTTACGGAACTTTCAAAAATGAAG gttgcagatttaaaaattgaactgaAACAAAGAGGACTTCCTACCActggaaataaaaatgaattggtTGAAAGGCTTCAATTAGCAATACATG ATTCTGCGTTATCGTTGGATGAAACAGCAGAAGAAATTTTAGATGAAGATGCTGTTCTTGGG gatgaagaaatagaagaattatcaaataaacCTGATTCACAAGAAGTTGATAAGAAGATAAAGTTATCTGCAGAAAGTAATGTGAATGCGAAGAAAATAGTTCTAAATCGCAAACCAGTAATTGAAGaagttaaaaatgaacaaacagAAAAACCTGAAAATGATACTAAGATTACGGAGATTGCACCACCTGAaaagaaaatgattaaattttctGAACTTGGTATTAAAGAG AGACTAGAAATGAGGGCTAAGAAATTTGGTTTGCCATTATCGGAAGCTGCTAAAAAGGAAGTTAGATCTGCAAGATTCAGTATTAATAATCAAAATAACAAATCAGCTGCATCCGTGAAAACACCTGTG CATACAACttatgaagttttaaaaaaGCGAGCAGAAAGATTTGGTACTTCTGTTTCTACTTTAATGGAAAAG gCCGAGTTAGAAGCTAGAATAGAGAAGAGAAAAGCAAGATTTGGTGAAGTCAAGCCTGCAAACGAGAAAGTATTTCACAATAAA GCGGAGTTAGAAGCTAGAATAGAGAAAAGAAAAGCAAGATTTGGTAAAATCAAGCCTGCAAACGAGAAAGTATTTCACAGTAAAATTAATATCGATTAA
- the LOC100874746 gene encoding SAP domain-containing ribonucleoprotein isoform X3, translated as MADSSYEKGLTELSKMKVADLKIELKQRGLPTTGNKNELVERLQLAIHDSALSLDETAEEILDEDAVLGDEEIEELSNKPDSQEVDKKIKLSAESNVNAKKIVLNRKPVIEEVKNEQTEKPENDTKITEIAPPEKKMIKFSELGIKERLEMRAKKFGLPLSEAAKKEVRSARFSINNQNNKSAASVKTPVHTTYEVLKKRAERFGTSVSTLMEKAELEARIEKRKARFGEVKPANEKVFHNKVKIVK; from the exons ATGGCTGATTCATCTTACGAAAAAGGACTTACGGAACTTTCAAAAATGAAG gttgcagatttaaaaattgaactgaAACAAAGAGGACTTCCTACCActggaaataaaaatgaattggtTGAAAGGCTTCAATTAGCAATACATG ATTCTGCGTTATCGTTGGATGAAACAGCAGAAGAAATTTTAGATGAAGATGCTGTTCTTGGG gatgaagaaatagaagaattatcaaataaacCTGATTCACAAGAAGTTGATAAGAAGATAAAGTTATCTGCAGAAAGTAATGTGAATGCGAAGAAAATAGTTCTAAATCGCAAACCAGTAATTGAAGaagttaaaaatgaacaaacagAAAAACCTGAAAATGATACTAAGATTACGGAGATTGCACCACCTGAaaagaaaatgattaaattttctGAACTTGGTATTAAAGAG AGACTAGAAATGAGGGCTAAGAAATTTGGTTTGCCATTATCGGAAGCTGCTAAAAAGGAAGTTAGATCTGCAAGATTCAGTATTAATAATCAAAATAACAAATCAGCTGCATCCGTGAAAACACCTGTG CATACAACttatgaagttttaaaaaaGCGAGCAGAAAGATTTGGTACTTCTGTTTCTACTTTAATGGAAAAG gCCGAGTTAGAAGCTAGAATAGAGAAGAGAAAAGCAAGATTTGGTGAAGTCAAGCCTGCAAACGAGAAAGTATTTCACAATAAAGTTAAGATCGTTAAATGA